The region GTGAAAACACCTTCttgtttaactttatttttggaAAGAGCTGATTCAGAAAAATCTACCCTGTATTTACAACAAACACCTTGGTTCATCCAGGAGTCCGGTCCTGTTTCTGAGACCAGAAGGATCCAGATCCAAACATCTGATGTGAATAAAAGGAAGTGAgacatcagtgtgtttctgtccagcttatttctctctgcaggtgaTCTATGCCAGGAGGAAGTTCTCAGTGTCTCCGCCGAGGACCAGTGGTCCCCCGGAGTTTGACCGTGTCTTCAGAGCTCAGTGAGTCAGACTcaggttgacctttgacctttgcacTGCTGCTGGCACACAATGTTCTGTGGGGAAGATTGTTGGCATATCACTAGAGAATTAACCCCCTCCTCACCCGTCCTGTGTCCAGGGCTAACTGTGCAGAGTACTTCCCCATCTTCATCACTGTCTTGTGGACGTCTGGAGTCTTCTTCAGTCCAGGTGATGAGGGGACACAGCGTGTGATTTTTGACACACGCTGTTCCCGTGGTAacggtcagtgtgtgtgtttcaggtctGTCCTCAGTCTGTGGTTTGCTCTATTTATATGGACGTTTCCGTTACTTTTGTGGATATTCACAATCAGCTCAGGGACGGTAAGACACTCCACCTGCCACATTTTTTCCTAAACCTGGTactggtcctgatcctggtcctgtccctctgtccctcagtCTGGCTCCTTTGTACTTCAGTGCTCAGGTTCTCTGGGTTCTGATCGGGTTCTCGTCACTGGGCGTGGTCTTCTCCTTTTGCAGAGTTTACCTGAGGGTAGatcccatccaggtggtctgGTCTGCCCTCCCCCTGGTCTGAGGTGTGAGATCAGAGGGGCGGGGCCAACTGAAGGAAATCAAATTGATCAAGAAGTGAAATGTTGATGCTTCTGAGGTTGCTTAAATAAACTCAGATTCACTCACTCATGTGATTacctaattttttttatcatcaccGTGACTGACCTCATCAAGTCTCCTCCAGTTATTCATCAGTTCAGATCAGAGCGTCACACCCGATGATGAGATTATCCTTTTTCTGTCCCTCAGTGGTAACATGAGCATCATCAGAGACACCAGACAGAACAGACTGAACATCAGATTTCTtcggcacacacacacctccagtgagttgggggggggggggtggatcCACCTGAGCTGAAAAACTGGACTCAAGCTGAaacgtacgtgtgtgtgtgtgtgtgtgtgtgtgtgtgtatgtataatttATGATCACATGACCAGACCTGAGCAACATCTGACAGtcacttcatcatcctcatcctccctctgtGATCAGCGGATTGGTCCTACATCTCCCAGGATTCAATGCATCTGATGTAAGTGAGAGAGTCTGAGTCACACTGATCAGCTGAGGACTAATTATAGggcgcacacagagacacgcagaGTGGATGGTGTGTATTTTTACCGTGTTGTCAGCAGCAGTTGTTTCAGAATAAGTTTCcatccaacagcagcagctgttactGTTTCAGCCCCTCCATAAATACCCCGACACATAGACCACCTGCCCTGCCCACAACCTGGACCACAAAATCTGCAAAAATCATCAGAAGAGGCAAAATAGATTAAGATCAATAAACATCAGTTCAGGGGCAGCACAGAGGTcctgtgttcgattcccagcctggggcctccaaagatgtcctgtttgggttcactggtgactctaaactgtctgtaggtctgagtggttgttggtctgtccagggtgagctgggattggctccagaaccccccgtgacccggaagaagatggatgaacaACACACTTGTCTGACCTAAGCTGTAGAAAATATGACAAActggaaacacaacaacacactctGAACATTCAGCTCAACACAACAGCCCAACAGACTGAAGTCAATCGGTtggtgttgccatggtgacactTTTCCACTGACACAACAGCAGTATCCGATGGGGCGAGGTTTAACATTTATCTTAAAGTGTTGAAGAAATTACGTCACGTGGTAGTGTCCTGTAAAATTAATCGTGTTTTATATTTGGACCAATCACGATCATCCTCTGGGGCACGTGATGATTTTTCACGAACTCTGACATCGCAGCTTCTCTCATCATTACGGTAACCGTTTAAATCACAGACAATAGGCACCCTACTGCGCATGTCACGGATAAACACGGTGCTGCCTTCAATGTCTGAGGAGAAAAGTTAAAATCTGACTTTGGTTTGAAATGATTCCGGCTGTTTGGCAGATAAACGGACTCAGATCTGAGCAAACCGATCCTTCTGTTTCCGGTTCAATGTTTTGTCTTCAAACTGTGTATTTCCTGTAAAGTGTTGGGACAGAAGCACGTCAAGTGAAGCTGAAAATTAACTGTTATTTCTGCATTTGTTCACATGTCTGGTCAGTCTGAGTTTCCGTCAGTCACGTGTTTCCGGTTCCGTAATAAATGAAGTTAACTATAGAAAAGTTTTTTTGCCGAGCCTCTTTCGGGGTCGTGAACGCAGCACAAATAAGCCCCGTCCGCCGTAGAAGGCGGTGCGTTCACGAGACTTTTTCCGGAGTGTTTGAAAGTTGtcaacagaagaagaggaagaggaagcagcaCCGACCGAAGAAGGAATGGGCTGCAGCCACAGCAAGGTAAgcaccgggaccgggaccgggtCCGGGTCCGGGGCAGACTAGCAGAGTTCGGCAAGGCCCGGTTGTGACTGGGGTGAGGAGGCCCATCGACaggcggctgctgctgctccgtcCCGGGGAGAGGACCCCGTGGTCCGGTCCCGGTACCCCGTGGTTCGGTCCCGGACCCTCTGGTTCGGTGTTGCAGGTGTCGAAGTGACGTAAAGAAAGTGCGGTGAAATCCCGCAAAACGGGTCTGCGGGGCGTTTGAGAACATCTGGTTTAAAGTTTTGAAAGTCCCTGTTGGgttcttttattttagattctgttgttttgtttcatatttttattgtttttatgtgtttcgGGCGGTTTCTCACGGTGAGGTGTTCAAAGAACCTGCCTGATATCCGTCATTTGGACTTCCGGAGCAGATTAAAGCACCTGTGAATGTTACcgaggcttcgggcttcaggcgGTCCGACACTCGGAGACTCTACTGGACCGCATGTCCTCGTCCCTCTTCGCTCATCAGTGCTGGTCCTCGGCAGTTGCCGTAGACCAGCCCCGGTCCTCAGTGGATAAAGTGTCCTGACTCTGGCAGCTGCTGGTGTCCAGTTATTGATAGAAAGTGACGGAGTCCGGAGGTCCATGTGTGCCGTCCAATATGGATCAGTGTAATCTGAATtaggctgcccccccccccactaacGCTGGTGAGGAATGTGTATTGGACCTGATTCAGGATGGTGCAAAGGTTACTGAGCATGCTCCAGGAGACACCACCTGATTGGCTTTTGAGGAGCTGCTCAGTGTCCTCAGCTGGTCTGCCCGTCCTCAGCTGGTCTGCCCGTCCTCAGGTGGTCTGGCCTTCCTCAGCTGGTCTGCCCGTCCTGAGGTGGTCTGGCCTTCCTCAGCTGGTCTGCCCGTCCTCACCTGGTCTGCCCGTCCTCACCTGGTCTGCCCGTCCTCACCTGGTCTGGCCTTCCTCAGCTGAGGATCTTCTGTGAAAGGGGCATTTGTTTAGAGTCTTATATTTTGGCTCATGTGGGACATCCTGAGGACTTCCTGTCATCGTATGACTCGTATGAgtgtgatgtttttctgttgctatGGCGATGCAGATAAATTCAGCGTTGGATCGTGTCACACGGTGTTCTTGTGTCTCAGGGTCTCTGTAGGAAGGGTTAGACCTGGTCAAGATCCAGTTCAGTCCTAATATCTGGTTAGGACCAAGTCCGCCTCAgactgatcaataatcaatcaTTGATCATTGTCTCCTGACTCAGCAGAACTAAACAGCTGAGCAGGACTTTATTACCCACAATCCCCAGGTGTCAGTCCCTGGCTAAAAGAACACACCTGATCCCAGACTGGTCAGTCTGAATTCAGCTGTGACATGAGACATTTGACACGTTCAGTCTGAGCAGGTTCGTTGTGTCTTTAAGAGATCACAGTCTGTGCTGAGTGTTGACTcagatgttgttgtgttgtggttttccagcagagaaaaacagtgaTACTGAGAACTGATACACAAGTTCCAACAGCAGACTTGAAACAGCTGCAGAACCCCAAAGGCTCTCCAGACCAGAATCCAGGCCCAGGTTTAGAGGCTCAGTCCGAACCTCCATCTGGACTCTGGACCATAGACCCCTGAGGTTGGTGTGGGACCAGATGTGGACCGGTGTCCTGCCTCAGTCACAAACCACAGCATGCAGCATGATGTCATATCCTGTCTGAGGTGTGGACTTTAAAGCCCTCTGTTTGAAGAAAGATTCTGGTTTTTGTTCTGAGGAACAGGAAGTACATTTGGTAACTGGTTTCTGGTTGTCTCTTTGGCTCCTCCCCCTGATGTTTAAATCGGCCAATGAGAGGTTTAGTCTCCTCCAGAGATCTGACTGTGAATCTGGTCTGAGAGAGACCAGATTCTGATTTATGAGCTTTTTACAAGACTAGACTCCTGGAGGAACAGAGGCTCCGCCCCCTCAGGTGAACAGATTTAGTGTTTCAGGGCTCTTTAAATCCAGCAGAGCTGTGGAGCAcaacttggtgtgtgtgtgtgtgtgtgtgtgtgtctctctctctctctctctgtctttctctctcactctctttctgtctttctctcactctctcactctttctctctgtctctctgtcactctctgtccgtctgtccctctgtctctcactctttctctctgtctctctgtcactctctgtccgtctgtccctctgtctctcactctctgtcggtttctctctctcactctctctcactctgtctctctgtctctctctcactctctgtctgtctgtccctctgtctctcactctctgtcggtttctctctctcactctctgtccgtctctctctcactctctctcactctgtctctctgtctctctctcactctctgtccgtctgtccctctgtctctcactctctgtcggtttctctctctcactctctgtccgtctctctctcactctctctcactctgtctctctgtctctctctcactctctgtctgtctgtccctctgtctctctctctgtgtctctgaagTATAACCTGGACCAGCAGGTTTGTTCTGCTGTGGTCTGTTGtggtcctggttcaggtctggcaGGTCATAGTTAATTTTTCTAACTGGTCCACTTTGTTCAGACCTGAATTCAGACCAGAACCAGGTTGCCAAGGGGCCTCTGAGAATCCACCAGCCATCCAATTCCCAGAATGCCCTGCTTCATGTCCACCATAGACTGTATTGAACCCGACTACACGGTCTGGACTTTGACCACTAACTACCCCTGACCTTCCCTAGCTCCCCCTCTATTCCTCTTGTTGTTGATGCCATGGTTGAAACCTCAGTGAGTGGTTTTCTAAACCTTCCCCTTTTTGTTTCCTATCCTTTGTGGTTTTTCATGGTTAGTTGTTTTGGTTTCTGCTGGTATCTGAGTTTAGTGGGGTGATTGTTGTTGTATTTTGCCAGAGGACCACTGAAGCCATCATGGTGTCAGGTGTCTTCTCCGGGCTGTCACAGGGAGGATGTAGCACTGGCAGTCAGAGAGATAATCGCCCCAGTTCCAGTAAATCTGCTGCTCGATGAATAAAGCTGTGGTGGAGAACACCGTTCATCAGCGATGAATTCTTGACAGAAAAGTTGTGACATGGCCAGTCAGAGGAATTAAATTCAAGGTTCGATTACACTTTGTTTGCCACCTCCTCCTTGCTGAGGTCCTTCAGCTGTGGTGAGCTGGGGCATTTGATCAAGGCCTGGCCGAACCCAGAGGAGAGGGTGGCCTGGGTTGCTCAGATGGAGCTGTGGTCAGGCCTCAGGTGGAGGAGGAACATAGCACCCTGAGGTGAGTGGTCAAGCTCTGGGGATTGGTAGCGGAGGCAGTGGGTGAGGTGGGGGAGACTAGGGAGGCAGGCGAGGTTGGTGTGGTAGATGACACTATTGTGTCCAGGTGGAAATCTGTTTCTGCGGGACATCACAGTAAATGAATGACAGTGTCAAAAGAAGTGGAGGCTGAGGCAACTGCTGCAGACAGGGAGGACTGGGGGGACTGGGGGGACTGAGGGGACTGAGGGGACTGAGGggactgggaggactgggaggactgAGGGGACTGGGGGGACTGAGGGGACTGAGGGGACTGGGGGGACTGAGGGGACTGAGGGGACTGAGGGGACAGGGAGGACTGAGGGGACTGAGGGGACTGAGGggactgggaggactgggaggactgAGGGGACTGGGGGGACTGAGGGGACTGGGAGGACAGGGGGGACTGGGAGGACAGGGGGGACAGGGGGGACTGTGAGGACTGAGGGGACTGGGGGGACTGAGAGGACTGGGGGGACTGGGGGGACTGAGGGGACTGGGAGGACTGAGGGGACTGGGGGGACTGTGAGGACTGAGGGGACTGGGGGGACTGAGAGGACTGGGGGGACTGAGGggactgggaggactgggaggactgAGGGGACTGGGGGGACTATGAGGACTGGGGGGACTGAGAGGACTGGGGGGACTGAGGGGACTGGGAGGACTGAGGGGACTGGGGGGACTGAGGGGACTGGGAGGACAGGGGGGACTGGGGggactgggaggact is a window of Echeneis naucrates chromosome 10, fEcheNa1.1, whole genome shotgun sequence DNA encoding:
- the ltc4s gene encoding leukotriene C4 synthase isoform X1: MMDDMVGLAAVSLLGVLEQAYFSLQVIYARRKFSVSPPRTSGPPEFDRVFRAQANCAEYFPIFITVLWTSGVFFSPGLSSVCGLLYLYGRFRYFCGYSQSAQGRLAPLYFSAQVLWVLIGFSSLGVVFSFCRVYLRVDPIQVVWSALPLV
- the ltc4s gene encoding leukotriene C4 synthase isoform X2; the protein is MMDDMVGLAAVSLLGVLEQAYFSLQVIYARRKFSVSPPRTSGPPEFDRVFRAQANCAEYFPIFITVLWTSGVFFSPGLSSVCGLLYLYGRFRYFCGYSQSAQGRGNMSIIRDTRQNRLNIRFLRHTHTSNLSNI